The genomic DNA TATTAATACCAAAGATAAAAAACCAACTTTCAATATGAATCTAGGAATTAAATCTTTTGATATTGCTGATTCTTTTAAGAGTTTAGACTTATTACGTTCATTGAGTCCTATTGCTGGAGCCATGAACGGAAAGTTAAATTCAGAAATTAACCTATCTGGGGGATTAAACAATGATTTTACCCCGAATCTTTCTTCTATTTCAGGAAAAGCTCTTGCTGAATTATTAACTACTAAAATCGATCCTAAAAAAACAAAGGCATTAAGCTTACTAAATGACAAGTTATCTTTTATAGATTTGTCAAAACTTGATTTGTCAGATATCAAAACTCGCCTTTCTTTTAAAAATGGACAAGTAGCTGTTAGCCCTTTTAAAGTGAAGTATAAAGATATTAATATCCTTGTAGGAGGAAGTCATGGATTTGATCAAAGCATGAATTATAATGTTACACTAGACGTTCCTGCAAAATATTTAGGAGGAGAAACCCAAAATCTACTTGCTAAATTAAATAATAAAAACAAAAACATTACTGTTCCGATTTCTGCTACAATCTCTGGTAATATGCAAAGCCCTTCCGTAAAAACGGACATATCCTCTTCTGTTGCAAAACTCAGTCAAAAACTAATCCAAGAACAGAAAAATAATCTTATTAATAATACACTAGGAAATTTATTAGGAAACAAAAAGAAAGATTCTTCTAAAACTAAAAATAATACGGTTAAAAAAGTTACTGATGTTTTAGGGGGCTTATTCGGAAAAAAGAAAAAATAACCCCCTTCTCTAAGCAAAAGAACTGAACTCCCGGGTAAAATAATTTGTTTACTTGGGAGTTTTTAAATACAGAATAAAAGGAATAAATAAAGATGGAGAAATTAGTAGAGTTCCATTGCTAAACAAGTTCTATTTCCACCTAACGACAGGAATTAAGTCTTTGTTTACCACAAACGGAAAGTCCTATACTGAGCTATTTCTAGGGTTTGATAATATTAGGTTTGGAAAATGACGCTTACTACGCATAGATTTTATACGATCTTACCACAAAGGAAAAACAGAAAATATCATTGTATTTAGTATTCAATTATAAAAGTATTTTATCTTTGCATTATGATAAAAATATCTCTTTTATTTTTTGGAATTGCTACCGATTTAGTAGGAAATTCATCCTTAACAATAACGATACCTTCGAATACTTCAGTACAAGAACTACGACAACTTTTAACAACAAAGTTTCCTAATTTAAAACAGATTACCTCTTATGCTGTTGCTGTAAATGAAGAATATGCTTCTAAAGAAACTATATTAACAGCTAATGACACTGTGGCAATCATTCCTCCTGTAAGTGGTGGATAAATCTCCTACTAAAAATACTTATTTAAGGTATTTCCCTACAAAAAAAGTTCCAAAAGGAAGAATAGATAAAAGACAAACAATCCCAAACGTTTTCCCATTCCAATTCAACTCATATTTTAACATAATTGCTAATACGATATAAGCTACAAATAATAATCCATGAGGCATTCCTAACATTTTTACATATTCAGGATTTCCTGCAAAATACTTAATAGGAACTGCTATAAAAAGCAACAATATGTAGGATATTCCTTCTAAAAGACTTACTATTTTAAATATATTATTCATCTGAAATTTTATTAAAAAGTTACCATTAGAGCTAATGAAAAATTACGTCCTGGTGCAGCAACACCAGAAGCAAATTCCTTATAATGCTCATCAAATAAGTTTGTTACACTACCTAAAAGCGCCCAATTTTCATTGAACGTATATTTACTATTAACTCCTATCGTACTCCAACTAGGAGTACCATAGTATTTTTCTAGATCTTTTGTTGCATTTGGATCAACAATGGGAGTTTGCGACTGATTATCAATCCCCTCAACCAAATTATAATCGCTAATATTTTTCTTTGCATTAAACCGAAAACTCGCGCCTGCTTCGAATTTATGATGAACATAATTCAAATCAAAATTACCAAACAAAGGAGGTATTGATGACATCGGATCTCCTGTATCATAAGCTTTTCCTTGGGTATAGGTTACAAAGCCAGATGTTTTCCAGTTTTGATGTAATCTTCCTTCATAACTAGTTGTAAAACCAGCAACATAAGCCGTTCCTTTGTTTATATTAGCAAAAATAGGCAAGTTTTTCACCCCATCGTACTCTATTACACCACTGTCATTTAGCTCAAAACCCTCTCTATAAATATAATTATTCAAAAATGTATAATATACATTTGCCCCTAGCCTAAACTTACGATTATTAAAGTATTTCTGAACCCCTATTTCCGCATTATATGCATGTTCTGGCTTTAAATCCACATTAGGCACAGTAACTTTCCCTCTCTTTTCTCTCACTTTACCTATGTCATCAATATTAGGCGATCGGAATCCTGATGAAATAACTGTATTTAGCTGCCATGTTTTATTAAGTTTATACACATAACCAACAGTTAAGGTTAATGCTGTGTTTTCAGTACTGATATCATTATTAGGCAATTTTATAAAGGTATCATCATTCCATTTTGCCGTTAAATAGGTACTTGTTAAACGTGCCCCTGTATTCAGAGTAGAATTACTACTTATATCTTGCCTATAATCAACATATAATGCAGTACTTAAATAAGTACTTCCCCCATCTGGATAACGAGATTGCACCGGGAAATCTCCAGAAAAACCAGCATATTCACCATCAACTACATTCAGCGTTTTCCCAAAAGAAGTAGAAGCCACATCGTTATAAGCCAATTCAAAACCATAGCCTAAATTTCGCTGTCTTGCCAATGGTACCACAAAATCAGTATTCAAACTATAAACACTTACTGATTCTTTTTTATAAGACCTATCCAAACTTCCAAACTTTCGTTGGATTCTACTTTCTTTAATATTTTGATACGCTAATGTTATGGTTCCTTTATCTAACCATTTTTTCTCCGGACTAATATCCAATTGAGAAGCAGCTAAAAAACGTTGCTGTGGTCCATAATACCATTCTGCAAATTTTAAAGATGACGGATCTGTATCATCTTTAAGCTCAGATAGTTTATCAAACCTAGGAATATCAGAAGATGTAGAATACTGAATATTTACTTTCAAATCTGTTTTCTTTGATAAAGGAACGAATAACTTTTGTAAAAAGTCTGTTTGATCATATCCTGTATTTTTTTGAATATTTGAATCTGAATTCCTTGTTGGATTTTCTTGATAATCTCCATCTAAATTCTCTGAAAAATACGCAATACTTCCCCAATTCTTAAAACCATGAGAGCGGTTTTTCCCCATTTTTAAATCACCAAATTTACTATAAGAAATACTTGTAAAACTTGCCCATTTTTTAAAATTTAACTCTGTTGATATATTTGTTGTGATCTCATTATTTACTGAGGAAAATCTTGAAAAGAGATTCCCTCCAATTTCATTTTCATAAGATATTTTAGGTGTTTTTGTATAATAATGAATAACACCTCCTAGAGCATCGGAACCATAAATTACAGAAGAAGGACCAAATACAACTTCTGTTCTATCTAGTAGATTAGGGCTAATTGTAATTGAATTCTGTAAATGCCCTTTTCTATAAATAGCATTATTCATACGAACTCCATCTACAACAAGTAAAACTCTATTTGACTCCATACCTCTTAACACAGGACTACCTCCTCCAAATTGAGATTTCTGAACCTTTATTCCTGGAATACTTGCCAATAAATCAGCTGATGTTTGCGGAGAAACTCTCTGAATTTCTTTCAAAGAAACTACAGCTATCTGCTCTGCTATTCTATTTAATTTCTCTTTCTTCTTAAAAACAGATAGTACTATTTCATCTAATTGCTCCGATTCTTTTTTTAAGAACACCTGAAATTTGGTTTTCTTTAATATATTTTTTTTAACTTCATACAATGCATAAGAAACATGAGAAAAATAAATCACCTCTGTTCTTTTGAAGTCAGAAATATCCACTACTCCATCTTCATTAGTTACTGTAGATATTGTTTGTAACTTATTAAACAAAACCACTTCTTCAACTGGCTTACCTGTTTCAGCATCTAAAACAGTAACTTTTTGAGCCATCGCAGATAAACTAACAAGAGAAAAAAGGAAAATATAAAAATAGTTCATTTAGCTAAATATAGTTTCTAACACATCTAAAGATTTGGGTTTTCTAAACCCTTCCAAATGTAGTTCAAAATATCGAATTATCATTCGTAATACCTTTTGTCTTTCACTTTTATTAAAAGAGACTTTTCCTATGCTATCAAAATTTATGCCTAATAACTTTTTAAACTGACTTAACTCATCTCCTGATATTATCAATTTTTCATATGCTATATCTGTAAAACTCCCTTCTATAAGGCTAAAATGCTGTTTTTGTTGATTAGAAACATCTGGGTAAAATCCTAAATAACGAGATAAATTTAATAAAAAAAGCAAATGAAAATTGGAGATAGAGTCATGAGTATCTAACCAGATTAGTGCCGCTTCAACATAGCTATATAATTGAATATTTTCTTCTTCTTCTCTAATAACCCCAGATAGCACCTCCGATAAAAATAGCACTATAGACTGCTTAATTATTGATGTATAGATAGTATTATACGGATTAATTATTTGCGCTTCCTTAATGCTATTCAATGTTTTTTTATTGTTATGACTTGCCGTTATTTGAAGTTGAGTTAATGGCTGAAAATAAGCTGCTTTTAATTTGCCTTTTTTAGATTTCAATACTCCTCTAAGCATATAAGATTTCACTCCTTCCTCCTCTGTAAAACACTTTACAATAAGACTAGAATCACTATACTTAAGAGCGCTAAGTACAATTGATTTTGTAGATATAACAGCCATTATTCTATTAATTAACAATTGCTATTTTGGTAGTTGATGTTTCAGTTCCTTCTTTATTAGAAAGTAACACTATATATACACCAGAAGCCACCTGCACTCCTGCTAGATTCCGTTTATCCCAAACAACTTTTCCTCCTTGTAATTCTTGCCCTTCAACCACATTGGTTTCATACACTAAATTTCCTGATATATCTACTATTTTTACATTTGTTCCTTTTGGTAAATGCGTACCATTTCTTCCATCTATGGTTACACTTGAATGTTTACTTAGTACTGGATTTGGATAGGCATATACTTCTTTTAACTCTTCTCCAAAAGAAGCTACCTTACTATTATAAACTACAATTCCCTTGTTGGTAGCGAAATACACTTTTCCTGTAGCAATATCCACTTCAATCTTTAAAATTTTATTAGAAGGTAAAGGCGAATTATCTTTATTAAAACTACTCAGGGTTTTTTGACCATTAGGGTTTGTGTATAGCACTCCTCCATTTTCTGACCCAAACCATTTGTTATCAGCACCATCAACTGCAATTGTGTTAATGGTTTGATCTCCTAGCAATTTCTTAGGAATACCATCATCTAAAATGATTATTGGCTCTGCATCATACCTGTTTGTCTCAAATATATTAGATGCATTATTGTAAACAACCATTCCTGAGAGTGTCCCTAACCAAATTCGGTTATTATGATCTACCGCTACTGTTCTTACATTTAAATTCGGTAAGCTTCCTTTTGTTACCTCAGTAGTTAATGCACGTTTCCTATTTCCTTTTTCATTATAGATGTAAACTCCATTCCTTCGAGTTCCAATCCATAGTGTATTATTTTTATCAATAACTATGTCATTCATTCCAAAGGCATTATTAGCAAACAAACTCTCTAAATCAAAGCTACTCCATTGCCCTGATGCATTTCGCTTATTTAATTTAGTATCTACACCTACATTTGTAACCCATAGATTTCCTCGATCGTCAAAAACAGTCCCACTAACCCTAACAGTTATTCTCCTTGGGTAAGTAGCAGGGATATACTCCAAAGAACTGTTGTTATGATTATAAAAATTGACTATTCTGGTTCCGTTTACTTCTAAAAGACCTCCACTTGCAACAGAATTTTCATTAGTAGTATCTCCCATTGAACTGATAAAAACTTGTTCACTATCATTCGGATTAATAGAAATATGATTTAAATCTGTAACAGGAAACGAAGGATTAAAAGGTGTATTAATCCAATTCCTTCCATCAAAAAAAGAAAAACCTTTTCGATATCCTAATGGTGTATATACCTGATCATAACCTCCATAAACTACCCATAACTTATTGTTTGCACTTGCAATTGAAAAAACATCATTAGATAGTGGTCCTTCTGGATGAATTTCTTCAAATACTTGTGGAGTACTCATAGTACTTTTTAAAAGTCCGTATTCTTTTGTTCCTAAAAAGAAATCATTCTCAATAGTATTTGCACTATTAAGTGTAAAATTAAATTCTGGTATATTCTTAATCTCTGCAACTATATTTAACAACTGATTATAAACTAATACCTTCTTATTTAGAGCTACCGTTAAGAAATCTGAAGAAGCTTTCAAATCCATTATTTCCTCAGAATAATTCGCAATCTGAGTAATTGTTCCATTAGCATTCACCTCGACTAATTTAGACGAATCAGCTGCAAAAATCTTATTCTTAAAAACCATTACCTTTTGGTAATTCCCTACAAAACTTAAATTCCAATTTTGAAAATCAATGAGATTATTACTATTTATAGTAGCTATATAGATACCTTTATTAGATGCCACATATATCTTTTCCTCTAAAAAAGTTGTTTGTTTTACATTGACCTCAGAGGAGCCATTTCCTATAAAATACGTATCTCCAAACTCCAACTTTTTTATATCATACACCACAATAGCGAATGAAGTTGATACGTATAATTTATCATTATATTCTGAAATGTTATTAATTCTTTTTTCTCCTGACTGATTAAAATTTGTTATATCTGGAGAAATAGTAATTCTTCCATCATTATCTACAACTTCTATTAGTCCGTTTTCATAACCAATAACTAAACGTTCATATTTTTTACTATAATACATCGCTGTTATTGTTTCTCCTGATAATCCATTTACAGAAGACAATTTTTCTATGCTCTGGTCTTCGATATGATACACAAATACAGCGTTATCTACAATAGCATAGATCAATTTATCTACCTTTACAAAATCCTTTACATTATTATATGAGTAAAAATCTTCCCATCTATCACTGAAATCAGTTTGAGCTTCAGTAAAAAGAGATATCATAAATGCTAAAAAAAAAATACTTTTTTTCATAATAGAACTCAAAGATATTCAATAATAACGATAAAATCGATACATTCGTGCAAATTTGACATCAACTCTTATGGCTGTAGAAATAGAACGAAAATTCTTAGTAACTTCTAATCATTTCAAAAAAGAAAGCTTTCAAAAAAAATATATAAAACAAGGTTTCTTAAATTCTAATAAAGAACGTGTTGTTAGAGTAAGAATTAATGACAACAAAGGTTTTTTAACGATAAAAGGTGCTTCTAATAAAACAGGAACAACTCGATTTGAATGGGAGAAAGAAATTGATTTACAAGAAGCCAACGATCTTCTTGATTTATGCGAAAAAGGAATTATTGAAAAATATAGGTATCTAGTTTCATCAGCACCTCACCTTTTTGAAGTAGATGAATTTGTTGGTGATAATGCTGGTTTAATTATTGCCGAGATAGAGCTACAGCATGAATCAGAAAACTTTAAAAAGCCTGAATGGTTAGGAAAAGAAGTTACTGGTAAAAAGGAGTATTACAATTCAAATCTTAGTAAATTTCCCTTTAATAAATGGCATTAAAAAAGCTCGGATATAAGTGTCTCCGAGCTTTTTTCTAAATTCAAATCCCCCAAATTTGAACATTTTCGTTTAAAGATTAAGTATATATCCTTACTATATTCTTCTCTTTAACTGAGGCTAAATTAGCCCCTTTATGTCAGAAAAAACAATGTTTTTTATAGTTAGCATTAAATAGTTTATAATTGGGGTGTTTTTTACAATAATCGGCTATCCTCGTATTTTAAAGGAAAAACAATCACAACTTCTGTACCTGTTGTTTCTGAATCAGAAATATCTTGAATACGAATACTTGTCTCTTCATCTGGGTACATTATTTTTAATCGTTCTTCAACAATTTGTATTCCAAAAGACTTTCTTTTTATCAAATTATTCAATTTCCTCCTCTGACTTTCTTCACATCCAATACCATTATCTTTGATTCTCGCTACTACGCTTTTTCCTTCTTTTAATATTTCAAGTTCTAATTTTTTTTCCCCTTTTTTAAGACTTAATCCGTGCCAAATTGAATTTTCTACAAAAGGTTGCAAAAAAAATGGTATTACTGCTAAGTCTTCAGAAGATAAATTTTCATCTACCATTTGACGAAAACTAAAACTATCTTTTAATCTCACTTGCTCTAATTTTATATAGATAGATAATATTTTCAACTCCTCACTCAAGGGGATCGTATTATTATTTGTTGTTTGTAAAACATTTCTGATCAAAGAAGAAAACTTAGCAATATAATCTGATGCTTCTTCTATTTTATTTTGAATTACAAAATTATTAATTGAGTTTAGTGAATTAAATAAAAAATGAGGATTCATTTGACTCTTTAACACTGTCATTTTTAATCGTGCTATCTGATTCCTTTGCTTCAATAAACTTACCTCTACCTCTCTCTTTCTTTCTGCTATTTCATTATAATAATTTCCTATAATCACTGCAAAAATGGTACTTTGAATAATTGCTCCTACAAAATAATAAAACATTCTATGCACAGGAATAGCTACTAGATAAAGATCTCCTTTTATCATTTTAATAGAACTAATATTAGCTAACATTAAAAACAAAATGGATCCCGACAGTAAATAAAAAATTTGCTTTGTTCTTTTTTTAGATAACATATAAAACACATATAACGCGCAAAAAGAAGCAAAAGGGACAGAATAGGCTACTACTTTTTTTTGAGCTTCATACCCCAAAAAGAACTGAGTAACAATTAACAAAAAAGCAATTGCCAAGAAACCCCGCGACAGGTATTTTACCACTAAATATATCTTAGGAAAACTTTCCTTACTATTTATGAGCGTATTAGAAAAACAAACGAAATAAAAATATCCCACATATTGCATTGAAAAGCTAATATATTGGTAATAATACTGAATTGCTTCGTTGGTAAAAACATCTCTAATTAAATAAATTGTCAAACAAAAAAGATAAGCCGTATAGTATTTATGAAGGGCATCTTTATTTTGTATATAAATAATAAGATGATACACAAAAAGCATCAATAATGCACCTCTTATACACGAATAAAAAGCAGAATTAATATCTAGTAACATTTATTTATCAAGATATAACTTTTCCATCAATTCACTTTTCTTGCTTCTACTTACACTAACCCTTGCTCCATCTTTCATTGTAAGCTCATTCACTCCTTTGTTATACTCTATTACAAAATCTAAATTTATTACATACGAATTATGAACTCTAAAAAACTCTGGGAAATTAAATTTCTTTTGAATGTCTTTTAATGTTTTTGTTGCTATTATTTTTTTTCCCGAAGTCAAATAAACAGAAGTATAACTTCCATCTGACTTTAAATACAAAACTGTTTCTTTAGAAATCAAATATATTCTTCCGTCCGCAGAAATATTTATTTTTGTGGCAACATTTCTACTCTCAACTTCTTTTTTTACCTGAACTAAAACCAACGTTAACTCATCTATATCAATAGGCTTCAATAAATAATCGAATGCCTTTGCTTTGATAGCTTTTATACCATACTCATCATAAGCTGTGGTGAAAACCACTTTAAAATTTCTCTCTGAAAACTGACTAATAAATGAAAAACCATCCATTTCGGGCATCTGTATATCCAAAAAAACAATCTCTGGAGCTATTTCCTTTACCAATTTAACTCCTATTACAGGAGAACTACACTTTGTGATGTGAACATCCTCAAAAACTCTCTTTATTTTCCATTCTAACGCTTCTAAAGCATCTCTTTCATCATCAATCAATACTATTTTTAACATCTCTATTATTTATTTTACTCCTCTTCGTTATTACACCGCTATTAAAAATACGGCTATAAAATGACTTAAACTACCTAATAATACAAAAACATGAAAAACGGTATGATTATAGTTCATCTTATTTACTGAATAAAACAAAGCTCCTATAGTATAAAAAACACCTCCTAAAACTAACGAATACAAACTCTCTTGCGAAAGATTGCGGTATAATTCACTTCCAAAAAACACCACCTGCCACCCCATTAATACATATAAAATTGTGGAAATCTTATCAAACCTCCCTGTAAAAAAAAGTTTTGCAATAACTCCTGCTGCAGCTAAAAACCATACGAAAATAAACATATACCAACCTAAAACAGATTTTAATGCTACTAAGCAAAAAGGGCTATAGGTTCCTGCAATAAGCACATAAATTGCAGCATGATCTAAAATATTTAGTTTCCTTCGGATTTTCGGT from Tenacibaculum maritimum NCIMB 2154 includes the following:
- a CDS encoding LytR/AlgR family response regulator transcription factor, translating into MLKIVLIDDERDALEALEWKIKRVFEDVHITKCSSPVIGVKLVKEIAPEIVFLDIQMPEMDGFSFISQFSERNFKVVFTTAYDEYGIKAIKAKAFDYLLKPIDIDELTLVLVQVKKEVESRNVATKINISADGRIYLISKETVLYLKSDGSYTSVYLTSGKKIIATKTLKDIQKKFNFPEFFRVHNSYVINLDFVIEYNKGVNELTMKDGARVSVSRSKKSELMEKLYLDK
- the porZ gene encoding type IX secretion system anionic LPS delivery protein PorZ produces the protein MKKSIFFLAFMISLFTEAQTDFSDRWEDFYSYNNVKDFVKVDKLIYAIVDNAVFVYHIEDQSIEKLSSVNGLSGETITAMYYSKKYERLVIGYENGLIEVVDNDGRITISPDITNFNQSGEKRINNISEYNDKLYVSTSFAIVVYDIKKLEFGDTYFIGNGSSEVNVKQTTFLEEKIYVASNKGIYIATINSNNLIDFQNWNLSFVGNYQKVMVFKNKIFAADSSKLVEVNANGTITQIANYSEEIMDLKASSDFLTVALNKKVLVYNQLLNIVAEIKNIPEFNFTLNSANTIENDFFLGTKEYGLLKSTMSTPQVFEEIHPEGPLSNDVFSIASANNKLWVVYGGYDQVYTPLGYRKGFSFFDGRNWINTPFNPSFPVTDLNHISINPNDSEQVFISSMGDTTNENSVASGGLLEVNGTRIVNFYNHNNSSLEYIPATYPRRITVRVSGTVFDDRGNLWVTNVGVDTKLNKRNASGQWSSFDLESLFANNAFGMNDIVIDKNNTLWIGTRRNGVYIYNEKGNRKRALTTEVTKGSLPNLNVRTVAVDHNNRIWLGTLSGMVVYNNASNIFETNRYDAEPIIILDDGIPKKLLGDQTINTIAVDGADNKWFGSENGGVLYTNPNGQKTLSSFNKDNSPLPSNKILKIEVDIATGKVYFATNKGIVVYNSKVASFGEELKEVYAYPNPVLSKHSSVTIDGRNGTHLPKGTNVKIVDISGNLVYETNVVEGQELQGGKVVWDKRNLAGVQVASGVYIVLLSNKEGTETSTTKIAIVN
- a CDS encoding DUF3817 domain-containing protein, with protein sequence MNNIFKIVSLLEGISYILLLFIAVPIKYFAGNPEYVKMLGMPHGLLFVAYIVLAIMLKYELNWNGKTFGIVCLLSILPFGTFFVGKYLK
- a CDS encoding sensor histidine kinase: MLLDINSAFYSCIRGALLMLFVYHLIIYIQNKDALHKYYTAYLFCLTIYLIRDVFTNEAIQYYYQYISFSMQYVGYFYFVCFSNTLINSKESFPKIYLVVKYLSRGFLAIAFLLIVTQFFLGYEAQKKVVAYSVPFASFCALYVFYMLSKKRTKQIFYLLSGSILFLMLANISSIKMIKGDLYLVAIPVHRMFYYFVGAIIQSTIFAVIIGNYYNEIAERKREVEVSLLKQRNQIARLKMTVLKSQMNPHFLFNSLNSINNFVIQNKIEEASDYIAKFSSLIRNVLQTTNNNTIPLSEELKILSIYIKLEQVRLKDSFSFRQMVDENLSSEDLAVIPFFLQPFVENSIWHGLSLKKGEKKLELEILKEGKSVVARIKDNGIGCEESQRRKLNNLIKRKSFGIQIVEERLKIMYPDEETSIRIQDISDSETTGTEVVIVFPLKYEDSRLL
- a CDS encoding CYTH domain-containing protein, translated to MAVEIERKFLVTSNHFKKESFQKKYIKQGFLNSNKERVVRVRINDNKGFLTIKGASNKTGTTRFEWEKEIDLQEANDLLDLCEKGIIEKYRYLVSSAPHLFEVDEFVGDNAGLIIAEIELQHESENFKKPEWLGKEVTGKKEYYNSNLSKFPFNKWH
- the trhA gene encoding PAQR family membrane homeostasis protein TrhA; the encoded protein is MNENLNHHYSQKEERLNVLSHGLGFLLSLVAFPFLIFKSLDYSSCWQSTSFIVYGLSLIVLYGASTFYHASKEPKIRRKLNILDHAAIYVLIAGTYSPFCLVALKSVLGWYMFIFVWFLAAAGVIAKLFFTGRFDKISTILYVLMGWQVVFFGSELYRNLSQESLYSLVLGGVFYTIGALFYSVNKMNYNHTVFHVFVLLGSLSHFIAVFLIAV
- the recO gene encoding DNA repair protein RecO produces the protein MAVISTKSIVLSALKYSDSSLIVKCFTEEEGVKSYMLRGVLKSKKGKLKAAYFQPLTQLQITASHNNKKTLNSIKEAQIINPYNTIYTSIIKQSIVLFLSEVLSGVIREEEENIQLYSYVEAALIWLDTHDSISNFHLLFLLNLSRYLGFYPDVSNQQKQHFSLIEGSFTDIAYEKLIISGDELSQFKKLLGINFDSIGKVSFNKSERQKVLRMIIRYFELHLEGFRKPKSLDVLETIFS
- a CDS encoding TonB-dependent receptor → MNYFYIFLFSLVSLSAMAQKVTVLDAETGKPVEEVVLFNKLQTISTVTNEDGVVDISDFKRTEVIYFSHVSYALYEVKKNILKKTKFQVFLKKESEQLDEIVLSVFKKKEKLNRIAEQIAVVSLKEIQRVSPQTSADLLASIPGIKVQKSQFGGGSPVLRGMESNRVLLVVDGVRMNNAIYRKGHLQNSITISPNLLDRTEVVFGPSSVIYGSDALGGVIHYYTKTPKISYENEIGGNLFSRFSSVNNEITTNISTELNFKKWASFTSISYSKFGDLKMGKNRSHGFKNWGSIAYFSENLDGDYQENPTRNSDSNIQKNTGYDQTDFLQKLFVPLSKKTDLKVNIQYSTSSDIPRFDKLSELKDDTDPSSLKFAEWYYGPQQRFLAASQLDISPEKKWLDKGTITLAYQNIKESRIQRKFGSLDRSYKKESVSVYSLNTDFVVPLARQRNLGYGFELAYNDVASTSFGKTLNVVDGEYAGFSGDFPVQSRYPDGGSTYLSTALYVDYRQDISSNSTLNTGARLTSTYLTAKWNDDTFIKLPNNDISTENTALTLTVGYVYKLNKTWQLNTVISSGFRSPNIDDIGKVREKRGKVTVPNVDLKPEHAYNAEIGVQKYFNNRKFRLGANVYYTFLNNYIYREGFELNDSGVIEYDGVKNLPIFANINKGTAYVAGFTTSYEGRLHQNWKTSGFVTYTQGKAYDTGDPMSSIPPLFGNFDLNYVHHKFEAGASFRFNAKKNISDYNLVEGIDNQSQTPIVDPNATKDLEKYYGTPSWSTIGVNSKYTFNENWALLGSVTNLFDEHYKEFASGVAAPGRNFSLALMVTF
- the moaD gene encoding molybdopterin converting factor subunit 1; its protein translation is MIKISLLFFGIATDLVGNSSLTITIPSNTSVQELRQLLTTKFPNLKQITSYAVAVNEEYASKETILTANDTVAIIPPVSGG